The following are encoded together in the Thermosipho affectus genome:
- a CDS encoding peptidyl-prolyl cis-trans isomerase — protein sequence MRKWFEKAHGVIIWTIAIAFVAGIVIWSLTSYFSARKSKIEYSLSDSVAFLTKDGTALNSDYWIFPWDLEKSYSQALSYYKLTDVDPVFEEPMLKTSLLNDLIDTKVVLYYAEISNIRPSKSEIKDELEKQVSKIKENENLLKYVEQNFGGLENYKKSIEADIIKYLTISKVKNKIAKIDEKQMEEYYESHKEELMNKYDSANVDFVSFSTQASANNFITKALIDGFEKAATDLNVSIQKYPNLKRGILDKKFEETIFSTPNTVVGPVPLGSNFFVFYVNDLTNVDTFEKFSLSQGYQDVLNQLQGEKFRNEIEKFKKDNNVGVVINNEVYRVWNEVLTKSGTDLLNVYKNLNGMVFDFNSNMVKEDVPVEIKAAFVTLVDKMIKDASFTNSEIIDDAKKESDIVLKSVYKDYPESFIATKKMKEQYPDRKDVLFNYYTKLYSKIKPYIEYGMLQNVMNDFIDLYGGLTTLSEATDISLNQKAEVLYNLYEINKMLKDATTAKQYLEKLKEATPTYMDFDAAFNELNFMKNATSTN from the coding sequence ATGAGAAAATGGTTTGAAAAGGCACACGGTGTAATTATTTGGACTATTGCTATTGCTTTTGTGGCTGGTATAGTAATTTGGTCTTTAACCTCTTATTTTTCTGCAAGGAAAAGTAAAATTGAATATTCTTTGAGTGATTCAGTAGCATTTTTAACAAAAGATGGAACAGCTTTAAATTCGGATTATTGGATTTTTCCATGGGATTTAGAAAAGTCATATAGTCAAGCATTATCTTACTACAAATTGACTGATGTTGATCCAGTTTTTGAAGAACCAATGTTAAAAACATCACTTTTGAATGACTTAATAGATACAAAAGTGGTGCTTTATTATGCGGAAATTAGCAATATTAGACCAAGTAAAAGCGAAATTAAAGATGAACTTGAAAAACAAGTAAGTAAGATAAAGGAAAATGAAAACCTTTTGAAATATGTTGAACAAAATTTTGGTGGTTTGGAAAATTACAAAAAATCTATAGAAGCTGATATTATTAAGTATTTAACTATTTCAAAAGTTAAAAATAAAATTGCCAAAATTGATGAGAAACAAATGGAAGAATACTATGAAAGTCACAAAGAGGAATTAATGAATAAGTATGATTCTGCAAATGTTGATTTTGTAAGTTTTTCAACCCAAGCTAGTGCAAATAATTTTATTACAAAAGCACTTATAGATGGTTTTGAAAAAGCTGCAACAGATCTGAATGTTTCTATTCAAAAGTATCCAAACCTTAAGAGGGGAATTTTGGACAAAAAATTTGAAGAAACGATTTTTTCTACACCAAATACTGTAGTAGGTCCAGTTCCTTTGGGGAGTAATTTTTTTGTATTTTATGTAAATGATTTAACTAATGTAGATACATTTGAAAAATTTTCGCTTTCGCAAGGTTATCAAGATGTTTTAAATCAGCTTCAGGGTGAAAAGTTTAGAAATGAGATTGAAAAGTTCAAAAAGGATAATAACGTTGGGGTTGTTATAAATAACGAAGTTTATAGGGTATGGAACGAAGTTTTAACAAAATCAGGAACTGATTTATTGAATGTGTATAAGAATTTGAATGGTATGGTATTTGATTTTAATTCAAACATGGTAAAAGAAGATGTTCCTGTTGAGATAAAAGCTGCATTTGTGACTTTGGTTGATAAGATGATAAAAGATGCGTCATTTACTAATAGTGAAATTATTGATGATGCTAAAAAAGAGTCAGATATTGTTTTGAAGAGTGTTTATAAAGATTATCCTGAATCATTTATTGCAACAAAAAAGATGAAAGAACAATATCCAGATAGAAAAGATGTATTGTTTAATTATTATACAAAGTTGTATTCTAAGATTAAACCGTATATAGAATATGGAATGCTTCAAAATGTTATGAATGATTTTATTGATTTATACGGTGGTTTGACAACTTTATCTGAAGCAACGGATATTTCATTAAATCAGAAAGCAGAAGTTCTTTATAATTTGTATGAAATAAATAAGATGCTTAAGGATGCGACAACTGCTAAGCAGTATCTTGAAAAATTAAAAGAAGCAACACCTACATATATGGATTTTGATGCGGCATTTAACGAACTTAATTTTATGAAAAACGCAACAAGCACTAATTAA
- a CDS encoding S4 domain-containing protein has protein sequence MRLDKFLKETRIIKRRTIAQQLAKNGKIIRNNIALKPASEIRSGDELELFLRSRFLKIKVLSEKEYEVIEEKKIWGDEI, from the coding sequence TTGCGGTTAGATAAATTTTTAAAGGAAACACGTATAATTAAAAGACGAACAATAGCACAGCAGCTTGCAAAAAATGGAAAGATTATTAGAAATAATATAGCATTAAAACCGGCCTCTGAGATAAGAAGTGGTGATGAACTTGAACTTTTTCTAAGGAGTAGGTTTTTAAAAATTAAAGTCTTAAGTGAGAAAGAATATGAAGTAATTGAAGAAAAAAAGATTTGGGGGGATGAAATATGA
- a CDS encoding ABC transporter ATP-binding protein, with product MKQLLRLLKYAKPYMALFIIAILVVISLTFVTLLPPQIVRSAVNNYITNDGLPTSERFSGIFKMAVYFIISTSLIFVFEYISILITTYLGGKIVYDIRRDLFRHVLKLPMSFFDKHPSGQITTRIANDTQNVMEFFTSVVTSVFNDLFLLTGVIIMMLSVSKNLFLNISFVFPVLIVAMLLFRYFDLKAYRTVRTSISKVNAYLAEHIAGMPVVKLFNAEDFERKEFDKVNKDLYNARIKQMYVFAIFRPTVSTLYRLAIAAIIWMGAKYIILRTLNFGDLYAFIAYLELFMKPLEDLSEKYDIIQNTVASAEKIFTLMDEEEEHFGAENGKREIEKGVVEFKNVWFRYNEERWILKDINLKFEPGKLIAVVGETGAGKTSIMNLVNGMYRLQKGKILIDNLELEKYNIHYLRKNISAVPQDVVLFSGSLLDNVRLFHKEISEEEVIEALKKVYVWDLIERLPKGLKTEIIERGKGISAGERQLIALARSVLFDAKIFILDEATSNIDVQTEERIQKAVRKLSKEKTVVMIAHRLATVVSADVIFVIHDGKVVEKGTHKELMKKKGMYYKLYEVQFKK from the coding sequence ATGAAGCAGCTTTTAAGGCTCCTAAAATATGCAAAGCCATACATGGCTTTATTTATAATAGCTATTTTGGTTGTTATTTCTCTCACCTTTGTTACTTTGTTACCTCCACAAATTGTAAGAAGTGCTGTAAACAACTACATTACAAATGATGGCTTACCTACATCAGAAAGGTTTTCTGGTATTTTTAAAATGGCAGTGTATTTTATTATTTCTACATCTTTAATATTTGTTTTTGAATATATTTCAATTTTGATTACCACTTACCTTGGCGGAAAAATAGTTTATGACATAAGACGAGATTTGTTTCGTCATGTTTTAAAACTTCCTATGTCTTTTTTTGACAAACATCCAAGTGGTCAGATTACGACACGAATAGCAAATGATACTCAAAATGTTATGGAATTTTTTACATCTGTGGTTACAAGTGTATTTAATGATTTATTTTTGCTAACAGGAGTAATTATAATGATGTTAAGTGTAAGTAAGAATTTATTTTTAAATATTTCTTTCGTTTTTCCTGTCTTGATAGTTGCAATGCTTTTATTTAGATATTTTGATTTAAAGGCGTATAGAACTGTTAGAACGAGTATATCCAAAGTTAATGCTTATTTGGCAGAACATATTGCTGGGATGCCAGTTGTCAAATTATTTAATGCTGAAGATTTTGAAAGAAAAGAATTTGATAAGGTTAATAAGGATTTGTACAATGCTAGGATAAAACAGATGTATGTTTTTGCTATTTTTAGACCTACCGTTAGTACTTTATATAGGTTGGCAATTGCTGCGATAATTTGGATGGGAGCAAAGTATATTATTTTAAGAACTTTAAATTTTGGCGATTTATACGCGTTTATTGCTTATTTAGAATTGTTTATGAAACCACTTGAAGATTTATCCGAAAAGTACGATATTATTCAAAATACGGTAGCAAGTGCTGAAAAGATATTTACGTTGATGGATGAAGAGGAAGAACATTTTGGCGCTGAGAATGGTAAAAGGGAAATTGAAAAAGGTGTAGTTGAATTTAAAAATGTTTGGTTTAGATACAATGAAGAAAGGTGGATACTAAAAGATATAAATTTAAAATTTGAACCTGGAAAATTAATAGCTGTAGTTGGAGAAACTGGTGCGGGAAAAACTTCAATAATGAACTTAGTTAATGGGATGTATAGACTGCAAAAAGGTAAAATATTAATTGATAATTTAGAACTTGAAAAGTATAATATTCATTATTTACGTAAGAATATTTCTGCGGTTCCACAGGATGTAGTATTGTTTTCGGGGAGTTTACTTGATAATGTGAGACTTTTTCATAAAGAAATATCTGAGGAAGAAGTTATTGAAGCTTTAAAAAAGGTGTATGTCTGGGATTTAATAGAAAGATTACCCAAGGGATTAAAAACAGAAATAATTGAAAGAGGAAAAGGAATTTCTGCGGGTGAAAGACAACTAATTGCACTAGCACGTTCTGTATTGTTTGATGCTAAAATATTTATACTTGATGAAGCAACAAGCAATATTGATGTGCAAACTGAAGAAAGGATACAAAAAGCTGTTAGAAAATTATCGAAAGAAAAAACAGTCGTTATGATCGCGCATAGGCTTGCGACAGTTGTAAGTGCAGATGTTATATTCGTAATACATGATGGTAAAGTAGTGGAAAAAGGA
- a CDS encoding GAF domain-containing protein has product MRNIVENHVEEMLEFLRYDKSQWGNIWEKLKSKFSILGEIEKSLGTPNFDKLERRNFDKFLYDYRELVGKDSIAKRIRQHSKELDLKREDFITFLGVFPKSVDWIVVEENEKKVVFENLYSLWEKGELNKVSEAVFQSIVHFRKGELMGNFYNKEKIFEEINEFLAKKEKDKSFMKCICEILYEKVPYYDWVGFYMINDEGVLELGDFVGEPTEHVKIKIGEGICGQAADLKKTFIVQNVLKETNYLSCSPKVKSEIVVPIFKNKEVIGEIDIDSHYVSPFDERDKKFLEGICSMVSDYLDK; this is encoded by the coding sequence ATGAGAAATATTGTAGAAAATCACGTAGAAGAAATGCTTGAGTTTTTAAGGTATGATAAGTCTCAATGGGGAAATATATGGGAAAAATTAAAATCCAAATTTTCAATTCTAGGAGAAATTGAAAAGAGTTTAGGTACTCCAAATTTTGATAAATTAGAAAGGAGAAATTTTGATAAATTTTTGTATGATTATAGAGAACTGGTGGGGAAGGATTCAATTGCAAAAAGAATCAGGCAACACTCAAAAGAATTAGATTTAAAAAGAGAAGATTTTATAACATTTTTGGGAGTTTTTCCAAAAAGTGTGGATTGGATTGTTGTAGAAGAAAATGAAAAAAAAGTTGTATTTGAAAATTTGTATTCATTATGGGAAAAAGGAGAACTTAATAAAGTTTCCGAAGCTGTGTTTCAATCTATTGTACATTTTAGAAAAGGAGAGTTAATGGGAAATTTTTACAATAAAGAGAAAATTTTTGAAGAAATAAATGAATTTTTGGCAAAAAAAGAAAAAGATAAGAGTTTTATGAAGTGCATTTGCGAAATTTTATATGAAAAAGTTCCATATTATGATTGGGTGGGATTTTATATGATAAATGATGAGGGGGTTTTAGAGTTAGGTGATTTTGTAGGTGAACCTACAGAACATGTAAAAATAAAAATTGGAGAGGGAATATGTGGTCAGGCAGCCGATTTGAAAAAAACATTTATAGTTCAGAATGTTTTAAAAGAGACAAATTATTTGTCATGTAGTCCAAAGGTGAAAAGCGAAATTGTAGTTCCTATATTTAAAAATAAAGAGGTTATTGGTGAGATAGATATAGATAGTCATTATGTTTCACCGTTTGATGAAAGGGATAAAAAATTTTTAGAGGGAATATGTAGTATGGTTTCAGATTATCTTGATAAATAA